The window aatttaaactgcaaaaaataatatattaattttgtgAGTATGTAGTTTTCTCTACTCACTATAGCACTATACtgttatttattctttaattcatttctttttttttttttttttttttttttacttttttcatttacttaatttatttaatgtataaagaaccaatttaaactgtaaaaaatcatattttaattttgtgagAGTATAGTTTTCTGTACTCACTATAGCACTATACtgttattcattaattaatttattcttttttatttttaattatttatatattttatatttaattttcatatgactttttaatttattttaattaattaattaattgcttaatttttttaaatatataaagacccaatttaaactgtaaaaataaaattttaattttgtgagTATGCAGTTTTCTCTGCTTACTATACTGTTATTCATTCcttaattcattaataattttttttagaatttttatattttattatttttattactttttcatttaatttaacctattaattaattactttatttatgtttattcattagttaattaatttattaagtttGTTATAGTCATAGTGTTAAAGTTAACTAAaaagaaactgaaactaaaataaaataaaacagaaaatattaaacatcacatttgtcactttcatttagtttagctttatgtactaaaataatttgaattttattaaattaaataaaaaaattataaaaactatatagacaaaaaCCCAAAAACGTGTAAgtgacaaaaatatgaaacatttaaaaatatatatattgttttattaatagtgTACTGTTCTGTTagatgtaatatttatttatgtttatattattatattaaatttacatttttctctaaACCTTAACACAATCTCTATTTTGAAAACCTGTTTTCTAGagcatatattttataaataagagGAAATATTTGCAGCTGATGGCTTTTTTCTTGGAAAGcctgttttttctttaagatATGACATCGTTTACAAGTTTTGTGAATGATGACACATTAATCTATGATGACACGTAATTCAGCCACTTCATCCATTGACTCAGATGGGAGACGCTGGATTGTTaactcaaaagtttttgattgtGAAATATAAGCATTTTCTCACATTATTCCTCTTACATAGTGATGGTTTTGTGTGTTGCATAGTTTTTGTACCACATACTGCGCAAACTTCCCTTTTCGTATATGTGTGTCTTTAAATATTATCCTTATAGCTGCATAAATGCAATAGCTGCTTCTTACACAATATTAATAGGTGGTTTGTAGTCACTGTGATATTCTGGTCACATTACTAACCATGAGCAATAGTAATACGGCTTGCTTTTACAGTAAGTACTATTAAAAATGTCTGGTGTATCATAAACTGAAGTCTTGGGAACTATTTCAACAGACCTAGAGGAAGCTGAAGAACCACAAtgagactgaagactgaagactgaagactTTGCTGAAGACTACTATATGTGAGTGACTGGAAGACCATCAACGGCCAAAGCTCAACAGAACCAGTTCTGATGGCGGAAAAAGTCCCGTCTGGTCTGTTGGAGGCGTGTGTTGTGCTCGGAGTGTCAAACGAACGTCTGAAAGATGTAGGCCTGGTGAGACAAACtcatttcagttcatttcaGTATTCATTCTGTGCGAATTGTTGAGCAAAAAAACTatgataacattttttaaatattattaataattattatgataataaaaaactgaaaactttttaataaaagtaaatatgtatatattttaaacagatataattatatatacagttcataataattattaaaatttcatgtaaaaaataaaataacgccCTGTATGATATATTatgattaatatattatattttacaggatgacatatataatataaatgaaaatcgtaaaatatagtcaaatgaataaaaaaattaatgttttattcttagtatttttaaaatatttatataatataacttaatattctattaatattatatccatttattattatattatttaatatactataaataataaagtaatattaataataatgataattaataataataatgataaattttaattagaaaaaaatctaattgataattattattcatattattaccataattattattcataacctaatatatatttatattttttgattattaataataattacacattttaattaacaacatttattattatttttaataattattattaataatccacaaatataaatatatattttttatattactgtattatttattattaatataaatttattaaaatgtaatatttttattattatttattatcacttattaaaatgtgttatatctctatctatctatctatctatatatatatatatatatatatatatatatatatatatatatattacatttatatatatgcaaaatgttGACTGTTGATctatgaatgtttttattattagtattttaaaaatgtttatattaatattctattaatattctatttgttactatagtatttaatatactataaacaataaagtaacattaataatgtatatttctatttcagattattaataataattataaaatttaattgaaatatataatatattttatatatatatatattttagattattaataataattattaatttttatttaaaacagttttaatttaaaaatgggtcattattattaataatctaaaaatataaatctatattgtttgtattactgtattattcattattaacataaaattaaaatgtaatcttttaattatttttttatttaaaaaaatgtaattaaattgtatgtatatatatatgtgtgtgtgtgtatatatatatatatatatatatacacaaaaacagataactttttttatttttcaaaactttcaaaaatcatgttttttcattgtgcattccagttaatctcaatcaaactgcagttgggttatttcgatataaagtaaaaaaaaaaaaaaaaaaactaaaaatacagctaactaacacaatcaaacacaataaaaacatgttaacataacaaaaaaacatgatttttgaaaaaaaaaaaaaaaaagttaaaaaaaaagttgtttttgcaaataaatatatttatatacatgcaAAATGTTGACTGTGTTGATCTTGTCTGGACGCAGCTCCTTGGTAAAGACAAAGAATTTCTAGTGGAGGCGGAGGTACTGCAGGTTCACGCTCCACCGTTTGTGACGAAGGTGAGTTCCAGTAATGGCACTAAACAGGATCACGCTCCAGCCTTCAGCAGAGTCCAGCTAAGACGCTCCTTTAAGAAGAAGAGAGACCGACCGGTTTCCACCATAAGCAATTCCGTCCAAAGCAATAAACCAGTGGTCGCTGTCTCGGATGATCTCAGCGTACCGCAAAACATTGACCTCATAGCCCTGCCGCAGCTCTGCTTCCCAGGTAAGCTTCGCAAACGCCTCAATCTGCCATTCTGGATGTAACAGTAATGCTGACAGTGTCTGGTTTGTCATTGCACAGATGGGTTGAGAATAACCAATGAAAGCAGAGAAGACTATTTTCATTTCCTGGTGTTCACGGATGTGTATGGGAACCAGACTCATGGTGTGGTGGCTCAGTATTGCAGACCTGCTCATGTGAGATGTCTTATTATTAGTTGAGAGTATTACTTATACtactataataattatgatttaaaaaaaaacaaaaaacacaagaacatacactgccattcaaactTTGGGGTCAGTTgttttagtctcttctgctcaccaaagctgcaattatttgtttaaaaatacagtaaaaatgtgaaatattattataatttaaaataacagttttctgtgtgaatatattattaaatgtaatttatttctgtgatcaaagccgaattttcagtatcatatatttttgtgaaactgtgatacgttttatttttcatgattatttgatgaattgaaagttcaaaagaacagcatttatttaaaataaaaatcttttgtaacattataaatatctttactgaaacctttgatcaatttaatggttaaataatgcattatatttaataattaataaaaaattatgattaaaaatatgattaaaaaataatcttactgaccacaaacttttattattaaattcccATATATAGAGCTTGTAAAATGCAATTGCTAATTAATTTCTCATGTTTTTATAGTTCCATCAAGATAATGGGATTCATCAAAACGGTCATCGGTTGAACAAAGTCCAGCGTGTTTTCACCACATACAGCATCTGTATTATCTCCAAATATGCATATTATAACGCTCTCAGAGACTGTCTGTCCAGGTAAGAGCCACTCCATAAGTTTATTTAGCTGTAACATGAAGTATTTGTTGTAATTGGTTTGTTTCTCTTCTGTCATAGTTTCCTGGTCCAGCTGAAGACGTCCCGCATATGTGAGTTTGAAGAGCAGGTGAAGGAATTTTCTGCCAAACTGGCACTGGTGCCCATCCCGCCTCCTGGACCGCTGCATGTGGTGAGCATCATCaatgtttagttaaatgttgtTATTTGACCTGTGCAAGCTGTTTTAGGTCACCTacttcattgttgtttttttgtggatGTTTCTCTAGGTGTTCAATCTAAGACCCTTTCAGATTGAACTTCCCTCCAGACTGGATGCGGATCGGCCCGTCATGGACCTCGATCTTCACCTGCCGTTTCTGTGTTTCAAACCCAAACACATCCTGCAGGTCAGGAGCTTTATATCACTTACAGTATATACCTTAACTTACCAGGGTTactattgttaactaaaactattaaaaacatttgttttcattgaaataaagctgaaataaaataaaatataaatattagataaagaACGTCAACTTGCTGAGATAAGTTGAagtgctaaaattactaaaactgaaataaaataaatcaaagattaaaataaaccccttcaaaactaataaaattggtaaaaacacatttactaatatattaaataaaatgtaaaaattaaataaaaaaaactaaatgaaactgAGAAATATGGACtttgcaactaactgaaataaaatgagtttaagTTGAATCactataattgaaataaattaaattaattacatctatctatctatatattttttttcgaAGTTGAAGAgctaaaattgaattaaataaattaaaatttgtatgtatctatctatctatctctctctatatatatataaaaaaaaatttgttaaagaatgaatgtatttttatgtatttattttatatatatgtatgtatgtatatataaattgaagaactaaaattactaaaatagaataattttaaatattcaatattaaatattaaatattcaatattcaaaataaatgtaaatatttatatatgtatgtgtttatataaataaaatatatatgtatttatgtatctatctatctatctatctatctatatatatatatatatatatatatttgaagaactaaaattactaaaattgaattaaattaattgtaatatatatacataaatatattaacatttttttaaataaaataaaaaaaaaagacaaaagtacataaaactaattctcaaatgtaaaaaatatataaatatttctatatatattataatataaatatttatgttgaTTTGGCAACTAAccgaaataaaataagttggaGGACTAAAATTACTAGAACTGAAATAACACGCTAATATAGCTAAagctaaaaagaaatatttaaaaaattataaaaataataaagttgaaaataaaaaaataaaagatgaaaaacttaaactaaacaaaaagaaatttttaaatgttgcattggctactaactgaaataaattaagtttattctgaagtattattaaaaattattacaattattaaaaatgaaacattaaattaaCTCTAGTCTATTAATGCTAAAATGACACTGGGACTTACAGACAAGCATTTTGTGCCTAGACTGGCACCAAACCAGTATAAACCAGTTTAACTTGGATCAAACTTACACTTTTCTTTTTACAGGACATTGGTTGTTTATGTGTTCAGCACttgaaatatgtaatataaatttcaaacaAACTCAAAGTTCTTGATGGTTTTGTTCCCCCCCAGATCATCAGCAGTATCCTGATGGAGCAGAGAGTGGTGTTTCTGTCCACTGACTGGGCCAAACTCACGCTAGTCGCAGAATGCTTCATGATCTTCATTCACCCGCTGCGCTGGCAGCATCCGTTCGTACCCGTCCTGTCTCGCCAAATGCTGGACTTTATCATGGCACCCACGGCCTTCCTGATGGGCTGCCACACGTCTTGCTTCAAGGAGGTCGCAGAGGTATGCACCAGCTTCATATCATGCTTGGTTTGATTGCATAGTGTAAACCCTTAAtagatgtttttattcagcttaGAAATAATGATTGTGACATTTAAGTCAATTATACTGCACAATATGCAAAATAGGCCAGACTTCCAATGACTCAGTTGATGACAGCTTCCTTTGTCTTTTGACAGGAGTTGGGTGATCTGGTTCTTATAGACATTGATCAAGGAACAGTGTCGTCTTCAAGTTCAAACAGACTTGATCTTCCAGATATGCCACTGACAGCCAGCGATTGTTTTATATTTCGGTAAGAGACTCAGTATTACTATTTCTTTATCCTGGtgaatctcttctgctcaccagggctgcatttatttaattaaaaacacagtaaatatagtaatattgtgaaatattattttaatttgaagtaAGTCTGTTCCATGtgaatacattgtaaaatataatttatttctgtgatgcaaagctgaattttaacagttttttttacagtcttcagcgtcacacgatccttcagaaatcataccgataagctgatttgctgctcaagaaacatttctgattattatcagtgttgaaaacagttgtgctgcacaatatttttgtggaaactgtgttgcattgtgtttttcagggttttttgatgaatagaaagcttaaaagaacagcactcatttgaaattaaagtcatttgaaaaattataaatggctttactgtcactttcagttaatgtaatgcatccttTAGCATTAATCTGTAATAGAAGAcggtattttaacattttaacattataaatatgacACACTTCACCTTGACTTGGACACTGACAGGTTGTTTTTGTACTTCATCACAACATGGCAtcgcttgtttttattttgaggtgATTCACTGGATTTTACGCTCACTGTTAATCATGATCCTGCTGTGTAGAAAGCATCAAACTCAAAGGAGCCTGGAGACAGAATTAAGATAATTGcaaataatgaacataattACTCCTAATAAATAGAGTCATCCAAAACATAAACACGCAGGTGCAGGGCTCAGATCGTGtgttttcagttcagtttcagGCTGTCGTGTGAATGCGCTGCTGCGGCGTTtgagtgtgttttgtgtgtgtttctgcagaGCAAAAGGGCTTCAGCTTCACTATGATCTGGATGTGTGTTGCACCAGCAGCCACACTGACATCAACGAGCTGCGCGCTCACAGGAGACAGTGGCAGCACAAAGTCAACACCGTCATCCTCAACATCACCATGGAGCTCATCGTCAACATCTTCAGGTCTGGAGCTCAGCATAACGAGAGCTCATATTATAggatgtttttttgtcattatattaTTTGCTTTGTGAATTGGCACAGTCTTAAttatgttttgcatgtttttacctttttttacatttttttaaaaaatgtgttgttattCCAAGCTAAATAAGGCTGaaataacatgaaatataaatattagatgaaaaactaaatgaaaaaacaaagaattattttttttttatttttacatggaaaagttaaaatacatttaacttaaatgattaaaattactAGTACTaaagcattaataaaaataaattaaagctaagtagaactaataaaataaataaaatgacaaaagcaccaaaaaataaaatgactaaaaccaaAACTGAGAACTGAAACCaaagccaaaataaaaaaataaaagatattaatatgcataaattcatacattttagtatataaataatactaaaataacactgaaataacaaacaataaaatcttctccatttaaatgttttttttctaaaaagtcacaactgcaaaaagcaatgttttgcaaaaaaagaaaaacaaacaaacaaacaactatattactgtattaaGAATCTAATAACAATAACCATAATtggaatattatattatattcccctatatataatatatattatatttccctaaaaaacacaaatgcaaaaaagcagttttgcatttgtgttttttagggggaaaaacatttaaatcgagaagattttattgtttgttgcagtgggggaaaaaacacaactgtATTGCTGTAATAAGAACCTAATGACAGTATCtgtaattggatttttttttattatattatattatattatattaattatattatattgtaaaacacaagatattaatattaataaatactataacccccaaacaaaaaaaaaaaaagagaaatgttttgcaaaataatagaaataataataaaaataaataggtaAATCCCTATTTGgaatactatattatattatattatattatatttttattttattctttaaaacaagCATCCTGCAGTTTCTCCTGCTGAAATCTGAACACAatgttgtacttttttgttCTGTGATTGATCTGAAATCcacatgcttttttttctgCTCTCTGTAGTGAAGTTTGCGACTTCCTGAACTATGAGCATCGTGTTTTCAACAGCGAGGAGTTCTTCAGGTACAAAGAGACGGACGATCTTGCATTCTACAAGAAGGTAAATACTTGCATTCAGTTAAACACTCAGCATGTGTTTCTCTACCATACTCACTAActcatgcatgtgtgtgtttgcaggttTTAGACACTCATATATTCCACTCATTTCTACGGGAGCGGTTGAACAAAAAGAATGACGCTTTTACTCGCATGCAGCTGAACATCCGCTCAGAGACTCGCAGGTAAATAAAAGTCAACAGTAATGGACTCCTTCATGTCCGGTTTCTGTTCATTGAAGgaattttgtcttatttttaccGTTTACATACATTATCGAGTCAGTGCAtataaatgaaatgcatttacagtaaaaacaatcaAGAAAGCAGGTCAAACAACTGACCTTGCCTGAATTGCACAAACATAAAATTTGATATCTGAGGTGTAAATGTCTAATTCCTCTTTTTGAGATGCAGGTATGACTTACCTCTAGATGGATGCAGCACTAATGTAATGTCTGTCTGCTGAGTTTGGCAATGTAAACACGGATGGACAGTTACATCACATGTCTTCCTGGTATCCTCAAGATATCATGTGAAAGTAACTGTTTACTTTTTAGCTGATCATGCATAAGGGATGTACGTGCTAAAAAGCTAGTAATCAGGAATGTGACTATGTATTCAAGATCTGTGCATTAGGCCTcacagtgtaaatgcagcctaaTAGACTTATCAGGGCTCATTGTTGAGCAGAGACAGAGGACAGAAATAGGTGTCAAACAAATACAGGAAACAAGTAGTCATCGCAGGAAACAAAAAGCATTATTATTGTCTTTTTCCCTCTCTGTCCGGCACTGAGAATTGAGGCAGGAATATGTGAATATATCTCTATTGAAGAAAGGGGaagttaaaaactatatttaacaCCACAGCAAACCTACATACCTGTGTGAACGGTGAAAACATCTCACATGTGTTAGACACAGTGGACCTAAACATACAGTATGAtcttttataatgatttttcagTTTATACTGCATAGTTACTACAGATACTTTTGACTCGTCTCTTTCTGGTAACAGATACCAAGGAAAAgtaagcagtgtttttttttgttttgttttttttagctgatAATAGCATTAGCTTGTATGTTACTGAACAGGTTTGGTAAGTGTCACAGCAGCCTGTGTTTTACTTTTGCTTCCATAAGTGTATTTACTGTTAACTTGTTCCCATTCATTTCTGCTTCTACTTGAGgagcagagctgggtagattattTACTAATTGTAATCCGGTACTGATTTCAAatgacatgacaaaaattgtagttgtaaagtaatccattacattacacattttagttaATGTAATCATACTACTACTTTTCGATTACTCttagattacttttgaactaacttttttaaataggataatcttgtacTATACTGACATAAAAATGTGTGCTGTCAGTTTAAAGCGTTAATTacttatgaaaaaataatgtgataactccataaatgcagttatgccctaaaattcaagatattggttaAAAAAAGCCCCTTTATGTGGTTTgtctcatatattttatatatatcacatatcacacaataacagcaagagcaatatgacacgagtgctgattttgtgaaatgtgtttttttttttactttatgtgtgcattttaatgtgtttgaaatgaaaaagcCGTCTAAAGACGTAGTACTACATTGTTAAATAACCACTGAGTGATAattcaagtaaaaataaattagtgttcatcagtagttgaTGCAGTGTTGAAATGTTGAAGAAAACACTTCCTTAGAACTGGTATAATTTTGTAAATCCAGTGGTCAAATGCTGCATGGCCTCCAGTTTTCTGTGTAATTATAGCCACCTGACTAGTGACTGTTTTTTGTGTGAATATCCACAAAACTGTAAGACTTTCTGAGTGTATGTAAGCGGTAGGCTTTTTTAGAAAGAAAACTTCAAAAgatggaaaaaaagaattagggagaatcaataatttctgaataatttattgctattgtggGTATAACATGTAATCATGTCAACAGTAAAAAGTGTAGTTTGATTATAAGTATTTCAAAGGTAATCAGTTATTCCCCTTTTTACAGTAGATAATATAAGTCTCCAATGTCCCCAGAAtctgtctgtgaagtttcagctcaaaataccccgcagatgatttattatatcattttgaaaatgcctattttgagtgaaagcagaaacaCAAAGTTTTTtgtctgtctctttaaatgcaaattagctgctgctccccgcccccttttccagaatagagctgtACCTTAACAGCTCCtaactcagatactctgccaaaaaacatcagTTTGGTTTTGATCATCATATCTATTGTGCCGAAATCATGCGAGTACTAAACTAAGCTCTCTTTcgtgtcttattgcgcttaaactgtcaaatacacacaaattaagtttgtgttaaaaacacacaggagttacaaaaacagtcggttatgtctgtgaaagtaaacagctgggaaataaatcacatgtttatattagatctgtgtggcagctgtgtaatatacagtaaataaatcaataaatccactgctctctcgtctcctctgaggctgtgactctaaataatgttaatcagtgcagccaaagacagaaTAGTTAGCATGATTTGCTCAAATGTTTGCCATAgcattagaactggtacactgtTGTCACTTGCGAAAACAAAATGGCGATGCCCTGGgtggaaacatgcagattaaggggtggtAATATCATAATAAGATCCCTTTCCTACGTTACTAGGGAAGCAAAATCTgagcttgcagagaaaggcttaccaaaacaaagttactgggttgtacTTTTTCAGCATTATCTGGGTTGGTAGATTCACCAGGGACCTGTTTATTGCACTtgaacacagaaaaagtctGATTTTCATAATATGTCCCCTTTATGATTTAGTTTGAGTGTTGAAATCATCATCTGACATTAAATCTCCATCCCTTTTGCTCAGGATGAAAGCCATGACAGAGTCTCCTCGTAGACCCACAATGGAGGAGATCAACCGTAAGTACGTCAGACCAGAGAACGGCATGAACAGCAGGCTGGGGATCAGTATGCCAAACTTGGCCGACCCCCGACTGCTCACCTTCCCGGTCCGACAGACGTCATTGAGGATCATGCCTTTACAGAGCAGTGAGGAGACTTGGTTAAACTTTTAACAACactcatatttttaaacaagtctttattgtcatatttgtttaattgaaaCATGAATTTGAGCCATAGATATTGAAGGACATGTCTCTTTTTTTAAGATACATCATTATGGTTTATATGTGTTTGTATTGTTAGTTACTAgcaattcaaatataaaaacaatgtaaagtataaaaaaacaaagtataaaacaatctttaattatttttattatttattaaatatgaatattattaataatattcatttgAAGATTCCCCAATGtttaacacaatattatgtgatatataatattGACTATAACTTTATTGTAACTATTATATCTGCAAACACACAGATTTTGTGATTCAAGAACTGTATGTTCTTCAATAAAACAATAGTTATTAAGaggaaaaattatttaatgtttaggATGTTAgggtttttttagcattttaattactttaaataattaaaattaatattatatatttgttgatattaaaatgattaatattcttaataataatatttgtattaagtCTGCGCCCTTGGAGGTCTGCtgagatttttttgcacatatgCACTTAGCATCAATGGCATcaatatttttggtttattttccTGGAAGAGACATGTTTTACTGCTCTGTTTATTTTGTCAACCTTCAGGTGTACATTAACATATAGACATGGACTAAAAGCTATAAAACTCATTTGGATTtaagaaagaaagtaaatataaacaattttgattttgtgtCATCTATAAAACTTAGGGCAAACTCATAGTGCGTGTAACTTATCTCCTATTTTAGGTTCCTGGAGTCCCTCAAGGTCAATCAAAACCTTTAAACTCCCAGAATTCCCTCCTCCGCTCTCCTACCAATACGTTCAAAGTTACTACAATGatctcattggccttttgagCAAAGCCATCAGCACGGCAACCCCAGATGACTCCGCCCTCCTGGCCCGATACTATTACCTGCGGGGACTGGTGAGCTCTGTTGCCGGAAAACGCGTTGATGCC of the Labeo rohita strain BAU-BD-2019 chromosome 19, IGBB_LRoh.1.0, whole genome shotgun sequence genome contains:
- the dennd3a gene encoding DENN domain-containing protein 3 isoform X1; amino-acid sequence: MAEKVPSGLLEACVVLGVSNERLKDVGLLLGKDKEFLVEAEVLQVHAPPFVTKVSSSNGTKQDHAPAFSRVQLRRSFKKKRDRPVSTISNSVQSNKPVVAVSDDLSVPQNIDLIALPQLCFPDGLRITNESREDYFHFLVFTDVYGNQTHGVVAQYCRPAHFHQDNGIHQNGHRLNKVQRVFTTYSICIISKYAYYNALRDCLSSFLVQLKTSRICEFEEQVKEFSAKLALVPIPPPGPLHVVFNLRPFQIELPSRLDADRPVMDLDLHLPFLCFKPKHILQIISSILMEQRVVFLSTDWAKLTLVAECFMIFIHPLRWQHPFVPVLSRQMLDFIMAPTAFLMGCHTSCFKEVAEELGDLVLIDIDQGTVSSSSSNRLDLPDMPLTASDCFIFRAKGLQLHYDLDVCCTSSHTDINELRAHRRQWQHKVNTVILNITMELIVNIFSEVCDFLNYEHRVFNSEEFFRYKETDDLAFYKKVLDTHIFHSFLRERLNKKNDAFTRMQLNIRSETRRMKAMTESPRRPTMEEINRKYVRPENGMNSRLGISMPNLADPRLLTFPVRQTSLRIMPLQSSSWSPSRSIKTFKLPEFPPPLSYQYVQSYYNDLIGLLSKAISTATPDDSALLARYYYLRGLVSSVAGKRVDALGDFQSLYKTDMDIFPAELLNALVESLQVEERRMAEQRPDLKRLISRVKRENEWEQAQAVGGGAVKRFELPKKHLHMEDFVRCVQESGIVKDQGTIKRLFEAFTVGVDSTSQSVFYLELEGQQKQVDPETFCFFYNFWKETEAAAQDVDLPVIVLEHLENDECVYKVSSSVKTNHGVGKIAMTQRRLFLLTEGRPGYVEITKFRDIEDVKISSAPFLLLRIPTLKIKTSLRKEMFEANLKSECDLWHLMIKELWAGKKMADNHKDPQFMEQALTNALLMDAVVSSLQSQKAIFAATKLAYFDKKKSEVPMMVPKTTSETLKHKINPSLDQTPQAVDVLLYTPGQLGVSELDGGGNPKLWCALSDGKVLVFDAASWSMQQNSVQVGKSRLNCMLAVNQHQLWIGSKDSFIYIINPRSVSCNKQLTEHRGEVTGLALEERTDKFSQTVAYSCSEDGSVIVWDVSSLQAKRHFRVSSDRLQSIQIHNGMLWCCGRDCLLEVRRNGTVHRKVSLPDHLLSSPRGFSSFLLFNESELWGGFADAGELCVWDCKDLNKRFIRIHLQDCAGVVCMIKVKNQIWVGCHGRSPEGKTRGKIYVVNTDRHMVEKELMAHDDSVQTLCSAEHRYVLSGAARADGKIGIWKVE
- the dennd3a gene encoding DENN domain-containing protein 3 isoform X2, with amino-acid sequence MAEKVPSGLLEACVVLGVSNERLKDVGLLLGKDKEFLVEAEVLQVHAPPFVTKVSSSNGTKQDHAPAFSRVQLRRSFKKKRDRPVSTISNSVQSNKPVVAVSDDLSVPQNIDLIALPQLCFPDGLRITNESREDYFHFLVFTDVYGNQTHGVVAQYCRPAHFHQDNGIHQNGHRLNKVQRVFTTYSICIISKYAYYNALRDCLSSFLVQLKTSRICEFEEQVKEFSAKLALVPIPPPGPLHVVFNLRPFQIELPSRLDADRPVMDLDLHLPFLCFKPKHILQIISSILMEQRVVFLSTDWAKLTLVAECFMIFIHPLRWQHPFVPVLSRQMLDFIMAPTAFLMGCHTSCFKEVAEELGDLVLIDIDQGTVSSSSSNRLDLPDMPLTASDCFIFRAKGLQLHYDLDVCCTSSHTDINELRAHRRQWQHKVNTVILNITMELIVNIFSEVCDFLNYEHRVFNSEEFFRYKETDDLAFYKKVLDTHIFHSFLRERLNKKNDAFTRMQLNIRSETRRMKAMTESPRRPTMEEINRKYVRPENGMNSRLGISMPNLADPRLLTFPVRQTSLRIMPLQSSSWSPSRSIKTFKLPEFPPPLSYQYVQSYYNDLIGLLSKAISTATPDDSALLARYYYLRGLVSSVAGKRVDALGDFQSLYKTDMDIFPAELLNALVESLQVEERRMAEQRPDLKRLISRVKRENEWEQAQAVGGGAVKRFELPKKHLHMEDFVRCVQESGIVKDQGTIKRLFEAFTVGQQKQVDPETFCFFYNFWKETEAAAQDVDLPVIVLEHLENDECVYKVSSSVKTNHGVGKIAMTQRRLFLLTEGRPGYVEITKFRDIEDVKISSAPFLLLRIPTLKIKTSLRKEMFEANLKSECDLWHLMIKELWAGKKMADNHKDPQFMEQALTNALLMDAVVSSLQSQKAIFAATKLAYFDKKKSEVPMMVPKTTSETLKHKINPSLDQTPQAVDVLLYTPGQLGVSELDGGGNPKLWCALSDGKVLVFDAASWSMQQNSVQVGKSRLNCMLAVNQHQLWIGSKDSFIYIINPRSVSCNKQLTEHRGEVTGLALEERTDKFSQTVAYSCSEDGSVIVWDVSSLQAKRHFRVSSDRLQSIQIHNGMLWCCGRDCLLEVRRNGTVHRKVSLPDHLLSSPRGFSSFLLFNESELWGGFADAGELCVWDCKDLNKRFIRIHLQDCAGVVCMIKVKNQIWVGCHGRSPEGKTRGKIYVVNTDRHMVEKELMAHDDSVQTLCSAEHRYVLSGAARADGKIGIWKVE